The window attattcaggTTATTGAGTAGAGTATCAAAAGTAAATGGcactttacaaaaattgtgTTCAGTTGGTAGTTCTTCAATTTCCATGTCTTCATGGTCTACAGTCTGAGTTGACGCATGTATCATATGTGATGATGATTTAGTTGGTACATGAATATTACATTGCATTGGTACATATAATTCATACTCATCTGATACATGAACATCAGAGTCATTTTGTTCATGAGCATTACATTGCATTGGTACATAAAATTCATGCTCATCTGGTACATTAACACCAGGTTTAATTGATACATGAACATAAGGATTAATTGGTGCATCAACGATAGATTCATTTGGTACTTCATCATTTGCTTTTATTGCCTCGTTATCACccttaaatattgtattatctGAAGTTGAACAGACGTCTGAAGATATAGGGACAGCCTTAGGTTTCAATCGTTTTTTACTACGAGGATATATCCACGTTTCTGAAGGTAATTTTTGAGTAAACTGTGACATTATATCACTTGgatgaaaatgtttttcacAAACCAAACTTGATACACTCAGGGAATTCCTTAGCTTTGGGA is drawn from Aphidius gifuensis isolate YNYX2018 linkage group LG3, ASM1490517v1, whole genome shotgun sequence and contains these coding sequences:
- the LOC122850847 gene encoding uncharacterized protein LOC122850847, producing the protein MVQKCIVSECQTLKGNKNGISIFSVPKDPKLFDAWKSNLPKLRNSLSVSSLVCEKHFHPSDIMSQFTQKLPSETWIYPRSKKRLKPKAVPISSDVCSTSDNTIFKGDNEAIKANDEVPNESIVDAPINPYVHVSIKPGVNVPDEHEFYVPMQCNAHEQNDSDVHVSDEYELYVPMQCNIHVPTKSSSHMIHASTQTVDHEDMEIEELPTEHNFCKVPFTFDTLLNNLNNIKYPENCNWAHTVAPDKKKVIFVSISIDNVGYIAR